A region of Gammaproteobacteria bacterium DNA encodes the following proteins:
- a CDS encoding Npt1/Npt2 family nucleotide transporter — MTATSSESASKHGSRQWANNLFIRAVFLSINFFLIITAYYQLKPASRSLFIEYLGAEKLPYVWIATAVILTLILSVYHLVVKNYSRFHIVIGSCTLFIVILLLFRIMMSEPDAILAASLHIFADIFSVVLVEQFWSLANSLYTSKEGKRWYGIVGAGGVAGGMVGSGIASLTISHTPLETPDLLLVAAGIISLLVLLTIAMRRLGLYGEQDSSHDKQKPQGSWRVLTNSRYLTLIAIVALLGQLAATIVDYQFMNSVQDAFQERDPRTVFIANFFFILSAISLLINLVISPLIYHYLGVVAGLLAQPLMLFTTSALFMSNGGLMFGAAMKLSDRALAYSISRTSKELLYVPLSPVLIYQAKAWIDMLGYRVFKVLGSVLILALTDWGFLSLSVPELSWLTLSICLAWLVGAALLHIGYRWRAASEL, encoded by the coding sequence ATGACAGCAACATCTTCAGAGAGTGCAAGTAAACACGGTTCTCGGCAATGGGCCAACAACCTATTCATACGCGCTGTTTTTCTCTCGATTAACTTCTTTTTAATCATCACCGCCTATTACCAACTCAAGCCAGCCAGTCGCTCGCTGTTCATCGAATACTTGGGCGCAGAAAAACTACCCTACGTCTGGATCGCTACGGCGGTGATTCTCACTCTGATACTCAGCGTCTATCACTTGGTGGTTAAAAACTACAGTCGTTTTCACATCGTAATCGGCTCCTGCACTCTGTTTATCGTCATTTTGCTGCTGTTCCGTATCATGATGTCGGAACCCGATGCCATTTTGGCTGCCAGCCTGCACATCTTTGCCGATATTTTCAGCGTCGTTTTAGTCGAACAATTTTGGAGTTTGGCCAACAGCCTCTACACCAGCAAAGAGGGCAAACGCTGGTATGGCATCGTAGGGGCAGGAGGCGTTGCAGGGGGCATGGTCGGCAGCGGCATCGCCAGTCTCACCATCAGCCACACACCACTGGAAACCCCAGACCTATTACTGGTCGCTGCGGGCATCATCTCGCTGCTGGTGTTGCTCACCATCGCCATGCGTCGTTTAGGCCTCTACGGTGAACAAGACAGCTCTCACGACAAACAGAAGCCGCAAGGCAGCTGGCGCGTCTTGACCAACAGCCGCTACCTCACCTTGATTGCCATCGTCGCGCTGTTGGGGCAACTGGCTGCCACCATCGTCGATTACCAGTTTATGAACAGCGTGCAAGATGCCTTCCAGGAACGAGATCCACGCACCGTCTTCATAGCCAACTTCTTCTTTATTCTCAGCGCCATTTCACTGCTGATCAATTTGGTTATCAGCCCACTGATTTATCACTACCTGGGGGTCGTAGCGGGCCTGCTTGCCCAACCACTGATGCTGTTCACCACCTCGGCACTGTTTATGTCCAACGGTGGCTTGATGTTCGGTGCGGCGATGAAACTCAGTGATCGCGCTCTGGCCTACTCCATCTCGCGCACCTCGAAAGAGCTGCTTTATGTGCCTCTCAGCCCCGTCTTGATCTATCAGGCCAAGGCCTGGATCGACATGCTGGGGTATCGAGTATTTAAAGTTTTGGGGTCAGTGCTGATTTTAGCGCTGACCGATTGGGGCTTTTTAAGCCTCTCCGTGCCCGAGTTAAGCTGGTTAACCCTCAGCATCTGCCTTGCTTGGCTGGTGGGAGCCGCACTGCTGCACATCGGCTATCGCTGGCGAGCAGCGTCTGAATTATAA
- a CDS encoding DUF1566 domain-containing protein, protein MEHQEAAMCGVIGKGVVLVVGLLMLPACGNKDDAGKDLDQNQNKTVLIDSEGLAGSRYYRKLDPQGDILPVESASWSCVLDQRSGLIWETKSTEVGLQHKDNTYSWFDPDVAGKEREQGRKNGGECSQSECDTLAYQNSLNGSKICGRVNWRVPSRAELKSLVEKDKAQSKPMVNGFFFVNTLPEGYWSKNSYQDYKVYAWGVLFSNGREGYGYKSSSLHLRLVSDSDDILAQKPSETP, encoded by the coding sequence ATGGAGCATCAGGAGGCTGCTATGTGTGGTGTGATTGGCAAAGGAGTGGTGTTGGTAGTGGGCTTACTGATGTTGCCTGCCTGTGGTAATAAGGATGATGCAGGTAAGGATCTGGATCAGAATCAGAATAAGACGGTCTTGATTGATTCAGAGGGTCTGGCGGGCAGCCGCTATTATCGTAAGTTGGATCCGCAAGGTGACATCTTGCCGGTAGAGTCTGCGTCTTGGAGCTGTGTCTTGGATCAGCGCAGTGGTTTGATTTGGGAAACCAAGAGTACCGAGGTGGGTTTGCAGCACAAAGACAACACCTACAGTTGGTTTGATCCTGACGTGGCGGGTAAAGAACGTGAGCAAGGACGTAAAAATGGCGGTGAGTGCAGTCAGAGCGAGTGCGACACTTTGGCGTATCAAAACAGTTTGAATGGCTCCAAAATCTGCGGGCGAGTTAATTGGCGTGTGCCAAGCCGAGCGGAATTAAAGTCGCTGGTTGAAAAAGACAAGGCTCAGTCTAAGCCGATGGTGAACGGGTTCTTTTTTGTCAATACGCTGCCCGAAGGGTACTGGAGCAAAAACAGTTATCAGGATTATAAGGTTTATGCTTGGGGGGTTCTGTTCAGTAACGGTCGTGAGGGTTACGGTTACAAGTCCAGTTCTCTGCATCTGCGTCTGGTCAGTGATTCTGATGATATTTTGGCGCAAAAGCCCAGTGAAACCCCGTGA
- a CDS encoding PEP/pyruvate-binding domain-containing protein, whose protein sequence is MIRQRLLLFGIALCASYAPLATAAPSNSEIDARHVARSWIQEMKKARKGPFRRIRWYCNDGTILPPKPFACRKHGGGVQHGEWNKRTLALRGEGYYIANVLADLDVEKFPERKDALPLLKSILVEQFLREADDGWIFRRARFYRGALQAEDESGRSLELLNTLLGIPIWRHERFILLREAVRLLPYMGQSPLITQVRQMSSNLAAEDRGFTLLRNKIHAKPDSGDATRVRNYQQQKAPKDLHEDYNDLVAVLDELYQPGGFTTQLDNLAKMVKDSAVKAALKASAKQLEGVNDPIEQLKLGGWLMLMIRETMDLMGSTKAMYNSLQTSRVLEQKVYVAGNVLLENLSKSNRSQRLKWMDHSLAALYGSGMLSKRQWAAARASLSRLQKKNLPLDVYKKELDYLQNVPAWVAQGLGFHFNDVVSHLADIEPLAYHYTQDRMRGSPLLFFAEVLDTLVKDLNQLAGLKHTFFGKTLGVGLQRLNPGLARGTLRIKAHENMSKFQRDSIYLLPVTTPDLPPVAGVLTQGAGNSLSHVQLLARNLGIPNIVVDDYLIRELEKEDGKKVVLAASAGGVVNLVEDGPEWDKIFGGEDVTEDVVIRPDLEKLDLEKKELILLSELRATDAGRTVGPKAANLGELKHFFPETVTEGLVIPFGIFRDLLDQPTREGGNTVFQTLQFQYNLINATSNDVDVRLTQSRDLLTWLRNWIKTSDPGQQFRDKLKIGMEQAFGKEGSYGVFVRSDTNVEDLPGFTGAGLNLTVPNVVGFDNIYDAILRVWASPFTERAYSWRQAYMTEPEHVYPSILLLRSVDADKSGVMVTQDLDTGDRNTLSVSINEGVGGAVDGQGSEQLRINTKTADVTLIAQASEPMRRKISATGGVIKVPASGTSEVLKELEVEQLIALSKDVEKRFTKIRDADGNPTAADIEFGFLDGKLVLFQIRPFVQSKKAKFSKYLNELDKSLADLSSITVNLNEIPRNAQ, encoded by the coding sequence ATGATACGTCAACGCCTACTGCTCTTTGGCATTGCCCTCTGCGCAAGCTACGCCCCTTTGGCTACTGCGGCACCCAGCAACTCGGAAATCGACGCCAGACACGTCGCTCGCAGTTGGATTCAAGAGATGAAAAAAGCCCGCAAAGGGCCCTTTCGTCGCATCCGCTGGTACTGCAACGACGGCACCATTCTGCCCCCCAAACCCTTTGCTTGTCGCAAACACGGTGGCGGAGTTCAACACGGAGAATGGAACAAACGCACCCTCGCCTTGCGGGGCGAAGGTTATTACATTGCCAACGTCTTAGCCGATCTGGATGTGGAAAAATTTCCTGAGCGCAAAGATGCCTTACCGCTGCTCAAGTCCATTTTGGTCGAACAGTTTCTGCGTGAAGCCGATGACGGCTGGATCTTCCGTCGTGCGCGTTTCTACCGTGGCGCTCTGCAAGCCGAAGATGAATCAGGACGCAGTCTTGAGCTGCTGAATACATTATTAGGCATCCCCATCTGGCGCCACGAACGTTTTATCCTGTTGCGCGAAGCGGTACGTCTGCTGCCTTACATGGGGCAATCCCCTCTGATCACTCAGGTTCGTCAAATGTCCTCCAATTTGGCCGCCGAAGATCGGGGTTTCACCCTATTAAGAAATAAAATTCATGCTAAACCCGACAGTGGCGACGCCACTCGAGTGCGCAACTACCAACAACAAAAAGCCCCAAAAGACCTGCATGAAGATTACAACGATCTGGTTGCGGTACTGGACGAACTCTATCAACCGGGCGGTTTTACCACCCAGCTGGACAATTTGGCCAAAATGGTCAAAGACAGTGCAGTAAAGGCTGCTCTGAAAGCCTCAGCCAAACAACTGGAAGGGGTGAATGACCCCATTGAACAGCTTAAACTGGGTGGCTGGCTAATGCTCATGATCCGCGAAACCATGGATTTGATGGGCAGCACCAAGGCGATGTACAACTCCTTGCAAACCAGCCGTGTGCTGGAGCAAAAAGTCTATGTCGCAGGTAACGTACTGTTGGAGAATTTATCCAAAAGCAACCGCAGCCAACGTCTCAAATGGATGGATCATTCACTGGCCGCACTCTACGGTTCAGGTATGCTCTCTAAGCGGCAGTGGGCAGCCGCACGCGCCAGCTTGTCACGCTTACAAAAGAAAAACCTGCCGCTTGATGTTTACAAAAAAGAGCTGGATTACTTACAAAATGTGCCTGCTTGGGTTGCTCAAGGGCTTGGTTTTCACTTTAACGACGTCGTTTCACACCTCGCCGACATCGAACCTCTGGCCTACCACTACACCCAAGATCGGATGCGCGGCAGTCCCCTGCTGTTTTTCGCAGAAGTACTCGATACTTTGGTCAAAGACCTCAATCAACTGGCCGGTCTAAAACACACCTTCTTCGGTAAAACTTTAGGTGTTGGTTTGCAACGCCTCAATCCGGGTCTGGCTCGTGGCACCTTGCGCATCAAAGCCCATGAGAATATGAGTAAATTCCAACGGGACAGCATCTACCTTCTGCCCGTCACCACGCCAGATCTGCCTCCGGTAGCGGGCGTACTGACCCAAGGCGCGGGCAACTCTCTGTCTCATGTTCAGTTGCTGGCGCGTAATTTAGGCATCCCTAATATCGTTGTCGATGACTATCTAATCCGTGAACTGGAGAAAGAAGACGGCAAAAAAGTGGTCTTAGCTGCCAGCGCCGGTGGCGTGGTCAACTTGGTCGAAGATGGTCCAGAATGGGACAAAATCTTTGGCGGCGAAGACGTTACCGAAGATGTGGTCATTCGCCCTGATCTGGAAAAATTGGATCTGGAGAAAAAAGAGCTGATTCTGCTCAGTGAATTGCGCGCCACCGATGCCGGTCGCACCGTCGGCCCCAAAGCCGCTAACTTAGGCGAACTGAAACACTTCTTCCCCGAAACCGTCACCGAAGGTCTGGTGATTCCTTTTGGTATTTTCCGAGATCTATTAGATCAACCCACTCGAGAGGGTGGTAACACGGTCTTCCAGACGTTGCAGTTCCAATACAACCTCATCAACGCCACCAGCAACGATGTGGATGTACGCCTAACACAGAGCCGAGACCTGCTTACGTGGTTGCGCAACTGGATCAAAACTTCCGATCCAGGCCAGCAGTTCCGCGACAAACTCAAAATAGGAATGGAACAGGCCTTTGGCAAAGAGGGCAGCTACGGTGTTTTTGTCCGCAGTGATACCAATGTGGAAGATCTACCTGGTTTTACCGGTGCCGGTCTTAACTTAACCGTGCCCAACGTGGTCGGTTTTGACAACATCTACGATGCCATTTTACGGGTCTGGGCATCCCCATTCACCGAACGCGCCTACTCTTGGCGGCAGGCGTACATGACGGAACCAGAACACGTTTATCCCTCCATTTTGCTGCTGCGCAGCGTGGATGCAGACAAATCTGGCGTCATGGTCACGCAGGACTTGGACACCGGTGATCGCAACACCCTCTCAGTCTCCATCAACGAAGGCGTGGGTGGCGCTGTGGATGGCCAAGGCTCTGAACAGCTGCGTATCAATACCAAAACAGCCGATGTGACCCTCATCGCTCAAGCCAGTGAACCCATGCGGCGTAAAATATCGGCTACTGGCGGCGTCATTAAGGTTCCTGCCAGCGGCACCTCTGAAGTATTGAAAGAGCTCGAAGTAGAACAGTTAATCGCCTTATCCAAAGACGTTGAAAAACGCTTCACCAAAATCCGAGATGCCGATGGCAACCCCACCGCAGCGGACATCGAATTTGGCTTTTTGGATGGTAAATTGGTACTGTTCCAAATCCGTCCTTTTGTACAGAGCAAAAAAGCCAAGTTCAGCAAGTACCTCAACGAGCTGGATAAATCCTTGGCCGATCTATCCTCCATTACCGTCAATCTCAACGAAATTCCAAGGAACGCTCAATGA